From the Chiroxiphia lanceolata isolate bChiLan1 chromosome Z, bChiLan1.pri, whole genome shotgun sequence genome, one window contains:
- the ELOVL7 gene encoding elongation of very long chain fatty acids protein 7 has protein sequence MALSNLTSKAVLLYDEWIKDADPRLEGWPLMSSPFPTTFIIGTYIYFVTSLGPKLMENKKPFELRQIMTFYNFSVVVLSLYMTYEFLMSGWATGYSFRCDIVDYSRSPTALRMVRTCWLYFFSKFIELLDTIFFVLRKKNNQVTFLHVFHHSIMPWTWWFGVKFAAGGLGTFHALLNCIVHVVMYTYYGICSLGPAYHKYLWWKKYMTTIQLVQFIMITVHIGQIYIMDDCPYQYPIFMFIIWLYGSMFLVLFLHFWYHAYTKGQRLPKMARNGIHKDQ, from the exons ATGGCCCTTAGCAATCTGACTTCAAAGGCTGTACTACTCTATGATGAATGGATTAAAGATGCTG ATCCAAGACTGGAAGGCTGGCCACTCATGTCTTCACCTTTTCCAACAACCTTTATCATTGGAACCTACATTTATTTTGTCACTTCCTTGGGACCCAAActcatggaaaataaaaaaccttttgAACTCAGGCAGATAATGACCTTTTATAATTTTAGTGTGGTAGTCCTCTCTTTATATATGACTTATGAA TTTCTTATGTCGGGTTGGGCCACAGGGTACTCGTTCCGGTGTGATATTGTTGACTACTCGAGGTCACCAACAGCTCTAAGG ATGGTGCGAACTTGTTGGCTTTACTTCTTTTCCAAGTTCATTGAATTATTAGATACT atattttttgtgctgcgtaagaaaaacaaccaagttACATTCCTGCATGTCTTTCATCATTCCATCATGCCATGGACCTGGTGGTTTGGAGTCAAATTTGCTGCAG GCGGTTTGGGAACATTTCATGCTTTGTTGAACTGTATTGTCCATGTTGTCATGTACACTTATTATGGAATCTGTTCTTTGGGACCAGCCTACCATAAATATTTGTGGTGGAAGAAGTACATGACAACTATACAACTT GTCCAGTTTATTATGATTACAGTTCATATAGGACAAATCTACATCATGGATGATTGTCCGTACCAGTATCCAATTTTCATGTTTATTATTTGGCTGTATGGCTCTATGTTTTTAGTCTTGTTTCTCCACTTCTGGTACCACGCTTACACGAAGGGACAAAGACTACCAAAAATGGCAAGAAATGGGATCCACAAAGATCAGTAA